GATAGGCTTTTGAATACTGCCGATATGCCAGTGCAAAACCATCCGCCACCATACGCGCGTTTAAATCGGTTTGATCCAATGAACAAATCGCCAGATATCTTTGATAGCGATCTTTTCCCGTCACAGCGCAACGTATATTTCGGTCACGAATGTACTGGGCCAGACGCGTTTTTGCCGCTGCACCACAGGGCCACGCATCACCTTTCTGATCAAAGCAGTTTTGATCTTTTTCCGGGGCGTCAATGCCAAATAGACGAATACGTTTTTGGTTAATCTTAAGACTATCACCATCGGTGACAGTCGCTCGACCAGAAATAATCTGATCCGCCAAAGCAACATGGAATGGCATCACAGCATAGGCACAAAACAATAACAAAAACAAA
The nucleotide sequence above comes from Rhodobacteraceae bacterium Araon29. Encoded proteins:
- a CDS encoding thermonuclease family protein, with the protein product MPFHVALADQIISGRATVTDGDSLKINQKRIRLFGIDAPEKDQNCFDQKGDAWPCGAAAKTRLAQYIRDRNIRCAVTGKDRYQRYLAICSLDQTDLNARMVADGFALAYRQYSKAYLAQERQAKDRQKGLWQGAFTAPWDWRSGHRRAKNSKPAASGCVIKGNINSKGVRIYHTPASAWYSRTKVTPAKGERWFCSEREAIAAGWRATR